Proteins encoded within one genomic window of Thermoplasmata archaeon:
- a CDS encoding NAD(P)/FAD-dependent oxidoreductase, with the protein MILADAYDVIVIGAGHNGLVAAAYLARAGLHVLVLERRSVVGGAATTEEFHPGFRGLPGATLCGNLRPEVVRDLGLGGHGLQLLPLDPEVVSLGDGRVLRLWRDSHHAAQEIAAFSKRDAAAFPAFQSLLARVAEAVDPLLMKPPPEISEWKWSDQLLLARRALALRRGGKDVLNQAVRMIPMSLRGVLDEWFEDDTLKGTLAADALIGTFRGPYSPETAFGLLHHALPAVHGLAWSMVRGGMGQLTRLLALAAQGSGASIRTDAEVRHILTKDGHTTGVQLASGEILLARVVLSNADPKRTFLHLADPAELPRDFLDSIRHFQTEGIVARVNLALDGPPTIPGTEGAVAHLRVAPSMEYLERAYDDAKYGAVSRKPFLDAVIPTLLDPSLAPTGKHVMSVTVQYAPYHRKTGNWDRERERLGDTVVEVLDEHLPGLGKLVLEHEVLTPVDLERRFGLTDGHIYHGEMTLNQQLVLRPAPGWSRYRTPIEGLYLCGAGAHPGGGVTGAPGHNAAQAVLTDRRTRGA; encoded by the coding sequence GTGATTCTGGCGGATGCCTACGATGTGATCGTGATCGGGGCCGGACACAACGGCCTCGTGGCCGCGGCCTACCTCGCCCGCGCGGGACTCCACGTCCTCGTCCTGGAACGCCGGAGCGTCGTCGGCGGCGCGGCCACCACGGAGGAATTCCATCCCGGGTTTCGTGGCCTTCCGGGCGCCACCCTATGTGGGAACTTGCGCCCCGAGGTCGTCCGGGACCTCGGCCTAGGCGGGCACGGCCTTCAGCTCCTCCCGCTCGACCCCGAGGTCGTCAGCCTGGGCGATGGAAGGGTGTTACGCCTTTGGCGGGATTCCCACCACGCCGCTCAGGAGATCGCGGCGTTCTCGAAGCGGGATGCCGCGGCGTTCCCGGCGTTCCAGTCCCTCCTGGCCAGGGTCGCGGAAGCCGTGGATCCGCTCCTCATGAAGCCGCCACCCGAAATCTCGGAGTGGAAGTGGTCCGACCAGCTCCTCCTTGCGCGGCGAGCCCTCGCGTTGCGCCGCGGGGGCAAGGATGTCCTGAACCAGGCCGTCCGGATGATCCCGATGAGCCTCCGAGGGGTGCTCGACGAGTGGTTCGAGGATGACACGCTGAAGGGAACCCTCGCGGCGGACGCCCTCATCGGCACCTTCCGCGGACCTTACTCGCCCGAGACGGCGTTCGGCCTCCTCCACCACGCCCTCCCGGCGGTCCATGGACTCGCCTGGAGCATGGTCCGCGGCGGCATGGGGCAACTCACGCGTCTCCTCGCCCTGGCCGCCCAAGGGTCCGGTGCCTCGATCCGCACGGACGCCGAGGTCCGGCACATCCTCACGAAGGACGGGCACACGACGGGCGTGCAGCTCGCGTCGGGCGAGATCCTCCTGGCCCGCGTGGTCCTCTCCAACGCCGACCCGAAGCGGACCTTCCTTCATCTCGCGGACCCTGCCGAGCTGCCGCGCGATTTCCTCGATTCGATCCGCCACTTCCAGACGGAGGGCATCGTCGCCCGAGTGAACCTTGCCCTCGACGGGCCGCCGACGATCCCGGGAACCGAGGGCGCGGTGGCCCATCTCCGAGTCGCGCCTTCGATGGAGTACCTGGAGCGGGCCTACGATGACGCGAAGTACGGGGCCGTGTCCCGGAAGCCGTTCCTCGACGCCGTGATCCCCACGCTGCTCGACCCGAGCCTTGCGCCGACGGGCAAGCACGTCATGTCCGTCACGGTGCAGTACGCGCCGTACCACCGGAAGACGGGCAATTGGGATCGCGAGCGGGAGCGGCTGGGCGACACGGTGGTTGAGGTGCTCGACGAGCACCTGCCGGGTTTGGGCAAGCTCGTGCTCGAACACGAAGTCCTGACCCCGGTCGACCTCGAGCGGCGCTTCGGCCTCACGGACGGGCATATCTACCATGGGGAGATGACCCTGAACCAGCAGCTCGTGTTGCGTCCCGCGCCGGGCTGGAGCCGCTACCGCACGCCGATCGAAGGCCTGTACCTGTGCGGCGCCGGTGCCCACCCGGGAGGCGGCGTCACGGGAGCGCCGGGTCACAACGCCGCCCAAGCCGTCCTCACCGACCGTCGAACTCGAGGCGCGTGA
- a CDS encoding peroxiredoxin: protein MSDILEPGSKAPDFAAVDQDGNAVRLRDFSGRPVVLYFYPADMTTGCTMEACAFRDERDKFQSLGAVVLGVSVQDAASHREFRAKHHLNFPLLADPEKSICRAYNALGLLGMAKRVTYVIGPDGTIVDSFKSINPKPHVERALRVVAEQGSSHAVQGPAASGPHSA, encoded by the coding sequence ATGTCCGACATTCTCGAACCGGGATCCAAGGCGCCCGACTTTGCAGCGGTCGACCAGGACGGCAACGCGGTTCGCCTCCGCGATTTCTCCGGCCGGCCCGTGGTCCTCTACTTCTACCCCGCCGACATGACCACGGGGTGTACCATGGAGGCGTGTGCCTTCCGTGACGAACGGGACAAGTTTCAGTCCTTGGGCGCCGTCGTGCTCGGAGTCAGCGTCCAAGACGCGGCGTCCCACCGCGAGTTCCGAGCGAAGCACCATCTCAACTTCCCCTTGCTTGCAGATCCCGAGAAGTCCATCTGTAGGGCGTACAACGCCTTGGGGCTGCTGGGCATGGCCAAGCGCGTGACCTACGTGATCGGGCCCGACGGGACCATCGTGGACTCCTTCAAGTCCATCAACCCCAAACCCCATGTGGAACGGGCGCTTCGGGTGGTGGCCGAACAGGGGTCGAGCCATGCCGTCCAAGGTCCCGCTGCCTCCGGTCCGCATTCCGCGTAG
- a CDS encoding GNAT family protein, with protein MSPEGPARLLVRYPSRIRVDEEIDLRLVRKRDATEIFALTERNRAYLRRWLPWVDGTRSVEDTRAFIQRSQEQVRVGQGFQSGIVFRGELVGVMGFVYVDGANRRAEIGYWISEDHQGRGIMTRACRALVDFAFGSLRLNRVEIRADMENRRSRAIPERLGFRQEAVFRGAGWMYDHHIDLVMYSMLRDEWDAARATGAAKP; from the coding sequence ATGTCGCCCGAAGGGCCCGCGCGGCTCCTCGTACGGTATCCGTCCCGCATCCGCGTCGACGAGGAGATTGATCTGAGGCTCGTCCGAAAGCGGGACGCGACCGAGATCTTCGCCCTCACGGAACGGAACCGGGCTTACCTGCGGCGGTGGCTCCCGTGGGTGGACGGCACCCGCAGCGTGGAGGACACGAGGGCCTTCATCCAGCGGTCTCAGGAGCAAGTACGCGTGGGCCAGGGGTTCCAGTCCGGCATCGTGTTCCGCGGTGAGCTCGTGGGCGTCATGGGGTTCGTCTACGTGGACGGTGCGAACCGGCGGGCCGAGATCGGCTATTGGATCAGCGAGGACCATCAGGGGCGCGGGATCATGACGCGCGCCTGTCGCGCCCTCGTGGATTTCGCGTTCGGGTCGCTTCGATTGAATCGCGTGGAAATCCGCGCCGACATGGAGAACCGAAGGAGCCGCGCGATCCCGGAGCGCCTGGGGTTCCGCCAGGAGGCGGTCTTCCGAGGTGCGGGTTGGATGTACGACCACCACATCGACCTCGTCATGTACTCCATGCTTCGAGACGAGTGGGATGCCGCCCGGGCGACGGGGGCCGCGAAGCCTTAA
- a CDS encoding NAD(P)/FAD-dependent oxidoreductase — protein MATAYDAIVIGGGHNGLVTAAYLGRAGKKVLVLERRHLVGGAAVTEEVVPGFKFTVCAYVCSLLRPEIIRDLSLPMNGYQIIPVESTLTPLEDGRYLFRGADPDENRREISKFSRRDAEAYPKFGRLMVKIARFVKPQIGMTPPDLGSMSPANLRRMFELRGQFKSADQETLYTFARLMTMSSADYLDEWFETDALKGTMCASGIIGTFLGPRSPGTAYVLIHHYTGEVDGAFRAWGFVKGGMGMVSESIASAARSYGVDIRVNADVRQILVQDGRAIGVELATGERISARVVASGVDPKRTFLQMVERDALPPDFVRGIEAYNMEGSSAKVNLALKDPPNFTCMPGEGAHLQGAISISPSVEYMERAYDDAKYGDYSRHPYMDVMVPSAIDPGMAPPGKHIMSIFVQYAPYHLRSGTWDEKREALGDTVVQTLAEFAPNLPRAIIGRQVLTPLDLERTIGLTGGNIFHGELTPNQLFFLRPVPGWAQYRSPIRGLYLCGSGAHPGGGVMGAPGYNAAREILNDWPPWRS, from the coding sequence ATGGCCACCGCCTACGATGCGATCGTCATCGGCGGGGGGCATAACGGCCTGGTCACCGCGGCGTACCTGGGACGCGCGGGAAAGAAGGTCCTGGTCCTCGAGCGCCGGCACCTCGTCGGCGGCGCGGCCGTCACCGAGGAGGTGGTCCCCGGGTTCAAGTTCACGGTCTGCGCCTACGTCTGCAGCCTCCTGCGGCCCGAGATCATCCGCGATCTGAGCCTGCCGATGAACGGCTACCAGATCATTCCGGTGGAATCGACGCTCACGCCGTTGGAGGACGGGCGCTATCTGTTCCGAGGCGCGGACCCGGACGAGAACCGGAGAGAGATCTCCAAGTTCTCCAGGCGGGACGCCGAGGCGTACCCCAAGTTCGGGCGGCTCATGGTCAAGATTGCGAGGTTCGTGAAGCCGCAGATCGGCATGACGCCGCCGGACCTCGGCTCCATGAGCCCCGCGAACCTACGGCGGATGTTCGAGCTGCGGGGTCAGTTCAAATCCGCGGACCAGGAGACGCTCTACACGTTCGCACGCCTCATGACCATGTCGAGCGCGGACTACCTGGACGAATGGTTTGAGACGGACGCCCTCAAGGGGACGATGTGCGCCAGCGGGATCATCGGCACGTTCCTCGGTCCGAGGTCTCCGGGTACCGCGTACGTGCTGATCCACCACTACACGGGCGAGGTCGACGGCGCCTTCCGGGCGTGGGGGTTCGTGAAGGGCGGGATGGGGATGGTCAGCGAATCCATCGCATCCGCCGCCCGTTCGTACGGGGTCGATATCCGCGTGAACGCGGACGTGCGGCAGATCCTCGTCCAGGACGGGCGGGCGATCGGCGTCGAGCTCGCGACCGGGGAGCGGATCTCCGCGAGGGTTGTCGCCTCGGGTGTGGACCCCAAGCGGACGTTCCTCCAGATGGTCGAGCGGGATGCGCTGCCGCCGGACTTCGTCCGCGGCATCGAGGCGTACAACATGGAGGGCTCAAGCGCGAAGGTGAACCTCGCCCTCAAGGACCCGCCGAACTTCACCTGCATGCCCGGCGAGGGCGCCCACCTCCAGGGAGCCATCTCGATCAGCCCCAGCGTGGAATACATGGAACGCGCGTACGACGACGCGAAGTACGGGGACTATTCGAGGCACCCGTACATGGACGTCATGGTGCCCTCCGCGATCGACCCGGGCATGGCACCTCCCGGGAAGCACATCATGTCCATCTTCGTCCAGTACGCGCCGTACCATCTCCGGAGCGGGACGTGGGACGAGAAGCGCGAGGCCTTGGGCGACACGGTCGTGCAGACCCTCGCCGAGTTCGCGCCGAACCTCCCCAGGGCGATCATAGGCCGCCAGGTCCTCACCCCGCTCGACCTCGAGCGGACCATCGGCCTGACGGGAGGCAACATCTTCCACGGCGAGCTCACGCCTAACCAGCTGTTCTTCCTCCGACCCGTGCCGGGCTGGGCGCAATACCGCAGTCCGATTCGCGGGCTCTACCTATGCGGCTCGGGGGCCCACCCGGGTGGCGGGGTCATGGGCGCGCCGGGATACAACGCGGCCCGAGAAATCCTGAACGACTGGCCCCCGTGGAGGTCGTGA
- a CDS encoding asparagine synthetase A: MPDGSGIHLDQLGTSYRTVREPKMQRVLRIQAALGDAIREYLNDHGFTELLPPIIGPASDPGIRGATQAVIDFYGRPYTVMSSAILYKQMMAASLGRVYFFSPNVRLEPLETAATRRHLVEFVQVDIEEAGADYLAAMRRAEDLVSHVHDRMKDRHAGELAALGRSLNGAHVPFRRLRYDEALKILEERGRSVPYGVELPWDREEFLSSLFPEPFFVYDYPRESRGFYDREDPERPGILRDFDLLYPEGFGEAISGAERQFEYDLVVRRLRETGADPAKYGWYLDMLREGIPPSAGFGIGVERLTRYICGLQAVWEARPYPKVAGVFSP; encoded by the coding sequence ATGCCAGATGGATCGGGTATCCACCTTGACCAACTCGGAACCTCGTACCGGACTGTGCGTGAGCCCAAGATGCAACGCGTTCTGCGAATCCAGGCGGCCCTGGGCGACGCGATTCGAGAGTATCTCAACGACCATGGATTCACGGAACTCCTCCCTCCGATCATTGGCCCCGCCTCGGATCCGGGGATTCGCGGGGCAACGCAGGCGGTCATCGACTTCTACGGGCGGCCGTACACCGTGATGTCCAGCGCCATCCTCTACAAACAGATGATGGCCGCATCCCTGGGCCGGGTGTACTTCTTCTCGCCGAACGTCCGGCTTGAACCGCTCGAGACCGCCGCGACGCGTCGTCATCTCGTCGAGTTCGTCCAAGTCGACATCGAGGAGGCGGGTGCGGACTATCTCGCCGCGATGCGTCGGGCGGAGGACCTCGTGAGTCACGTGCACGACCGCATGAAAGACCGTCACGCGGGCGAGCTGGCGGCGCTGGGCCGTTCCCTGAACGGGGCTCACGTGCCCTTCCGTCGACTGCGCTACGACGAGGCGCTCAAGATCCTCGAAGAACGCGGCCGATCGGTCCCCTACGGCGTCGAGTTGCCCTGGGACCGGGAGGAGTTCCTCTCCTCCCTGTTTCCCGAGCCGTTCTTCGTGTATGACTACCCGAGGGAGTCGCGCGGATTCTACGACCGTGAGGATCCGGAGCGACCTGGGATACTCCGGGACTTCGACCTCCTCTATCCGGAGGGGTTCGGGGAGGCGATCAGCGGCGCGGAGAGGCAGTTCGAGTACGACTTGGTAGTCCGCCGGTTGCGGGAGACGGGAGCGGATCCCGCGAAGTACGGGTGGTATCTCGACATGCTGCGGGAGGGCATCCCCCCGTCCGCCGGCTTCGGAATCGGCGTGGAGCGGCTCACGCGGTACATCTGCGGCCTCCAGGCCGTGTGGGAAGCCAGGCCATACCCCAAGGTCGCGGGGGTCTTCTCCCCTTAG
- a CDS encoding isoprenylcysteine carboxylmethyltransferase family protein codes for MLDTATAQELGAFLFVAPIAGAAAFGRSLLGPRGRTVAARAPARGTEALWLGTIGVAQLWTLAVALAPGWFYADLAVGGIPLSTGVQVTGLVLWGVAAGLAAWSFQSLGRFMTVSIRVTEGHELVQKGPYAHVRHPTYTAVVILVVGLALVFLSVPLLIAACVAALLARHRANLEEDLLRSPEGFGAAYDAYRACTGRFLPRLRRSGP; via the coding sequence ATGCTGGACACCGCCACCGCCCAGGAACTCGGCGCATTCCTCTTCGTCGCGCCGATCGCGGGAGCCGCGGCGTTCGGCCGCTCGCTCCTCGGTCCTAGGGGGCGAACCGTCGCGGCGCGGGCACCCGCCCGCGGCACGGAAGCGCTCTGGCTCGGCACCATCGGGGTCGCCCAGCTCTGGACTCTAGCCGTCGCGCTCGCGCCGGGCTGGTTCTACGCGGACTTGGCCGTCGGTGGGATCCCGCTGTCGACGGGCGTGCAGGTCACCGGTCTCGTCCTCTGGGGCGTGGCCGCGGGACTGGCCGCGTGGTCCTTCCAGAGCCTGGGCCGGTTCATGACGGTCTCCATCCGGGTCACCGAGGGCCATGAACTCGTCCAGAAAGGACCCTACGCGCACGTCCGCCATCCTACGTACACGGCCGTCGTCATCCTCGTCGTCGGGCTGGCGCTCGTGTTCCTGAGTGTTCCCTTGCTGATCGCCGCGTGCGTGGCTGCCCTCCTCGCCCGGCACCGCGCGAACCTCGAGGAGGACCTCCTGCGCTCGCCCGAGGGTTTCGGCGCGGCGTACGACGCGTATAGGGCCTGCACGGGGCGGTTCCTGCCTCGACTCCGGAGGTCGGGGCCGTGA
- the dinB gene encoding DNA polymerase IV — MSSPTPESSQGYPVVLVPYDPSWPQRFAEEKEAVATALGDRVLAIEHVGSTAVPGLRSKPTIDIMVGIRRLSEAPPCIAALESFGYVYRPDGEATIPERRYFHKGPPGSRTFHIHMVEFASPFWMGHVLFRNFLRAHPDRAAAYASLKQEFAARYTSDRVGYTDAKGPFIEAVLAEARRESAGAGPWRVIFHVDMDAFYVSVERREQPELVGKPVIVGADPKGGKGRGVVMACSYEARGLGIRSGMPISLAWKKLPDAVYLPPNYDLYGSVSESVMGVLREHADILEHSSIDEAFLEVTPKVTGFDAAADYGRRVKTAVQDREGLACTIGAAPNKSTAKIASDLAKPDGLLVIRPEEVPIFLEPLPVTRISGVGTKTAQILEHAGVTTIGQLAAFPGGELKKLLGKNSVWLWGIAKGIEQMPVEERPDPKSISVERTFDRDVADWSVVLETLDSIAHNVYLRAKGQGASFGNAGIKIRFEGFQTHLRERKLPSHILDEAALRAVARDLVKEFESRGRKVRLLGVRVTDLVRPKTRQPTLTAFDGSES; from the coding sequence ATGTCCTCCCCCACCCCGGAATCGAGCCAAGGCTATCCGGTCGTCCTCGTGCCCTACGATCCCTCGTGGCCTCAGCGCTTCGCGGAGGAGAAAGAGGCGGTCGCCACGGCCCTCGGGGACCGCGTCCTCGCGATCGAGCACGTCGGCAGCACCGCAGTGCCCGGCCTCCGGTCGAAGCCCACGATCGACATCATGGTCGGGATCCGTCGGCTGAGCGAGGCCCCGCCGTGCATCGCCGCCCTCGAATCGTTCGGCTACGTGTACCGTCCCGACGGCGAGGCCACGATCCCGGAGCGGCGCTACTTCCACAAAGGGCCGCCGGGCAGCCGTACCTTCCACATCCACATGGTCGAATTTGCGAGTCCCTTCTGGATGGGGCATGTTCTCTTCCGCAACTTCCTCCGAGCCCATCCGGATCGCGCCGCTGCGTACGCGTCCCTGAAGCAGGAGTTCGCCGCTCGGTACACGTCGGATCGGGTAGGCTACACGGATGCCAAGGGGCCGTTCATCGAGGCCGTGCTCGCGGAGGCCCGCAGGGAGTCCGCCGGGGCGGGGCCTTGGCGTGTGATCTTCCACGTGGACATGGATGCCTTCTACGTCAGCGTGGAGCGGCGGGAGCAGCCCGAGCTCGTTGGCAAACCCGTGATCGTCGGGGCGGACCCGAAGGGCGGGAAAGGCCGCGGCGTGGTGATGGCCTGTAGCTACGAAGCCCGTGGACTCGGCATCCGCAGTGGCATGCCGATCAGCCTAGCGTGGAAGAAGCTTCCCGATGCCGTCTACCTGCCGCCGAACTACGACCTCTACGGCTCCGTGTCCGAGAGCGTGATGGGCGTGCTCCGGGAGCACGCGGACATCCTTGAACACTCGAGCATCGACGAGGCGTTCCTCGAGGTCACGCCGAAGGTTACGGGCTTCGACGCGGCGGCCGACTATGGGCGGCGGGTGAAGACCGCGGTCCAAGACCGGGAGGGCCTCGCATGCACAATCGGCGCGGCGCCGAACAAGTCGACCGCGAAGATCGCGTCCGACCTCGCGAAGCCGGACGGCCTCCTCGTCATCCGACCCGAAGAGGTGCCGATCTTCCTCGAGCCGCTCCCGGTGACACGGATCAGTGGCGTCGGCACGAAAACCGCCCAGATCCTCGAGCACGCGGGCGTCACAACGATTGGCCAGCTCGCGGCGTTCCCCGGCGGGGAGCTCAAGAAGCTTTTGGGGAAGAACTCGGTCTGGCTCTGGGGGATTGCGAAGGGCATCGAGCAGATGCCCGTGGAAGAACGGCCCGATCCGAAGAGCATCAGCGTCGAGCGGACGTTCGACCGGGACGTGGCCGACTGGTCCGTCGTCCTGGAGACCCTGGACAGCATCGCTCACAACGTGTACCTGCGGGCCAAGGGACAGGGCGCGTCATTCGGGAACGCAGGCATCAAGATCCGGTTCGAGGGCTTCCAGACGCACCTGCGGGAGAGGAAACTACCGAGCCACATCCTCGACGAGGCTGCGCTCAGGGCCGTGGCCCGCGACCTGGTCAAGGAGTTCGAATCTCGCGGGCGGAAGGTGAGGCTCCTGGGCGTTCGAGTCACAGACCTGGTCCGGCCCAAGACGCGGCAGCCCACGCTCACGGCGTTCGACGGGTCCGAGTCCTGA
- a CDS encoding PLP-dependent aminotransferase family protein yields MAPNLEPLFSERAKLLKASDVRELLKYTQDPSIISFGGGLPSPDAFPVEDLKIIFEELLHEDNTPALQYGPTPGDPLLKSALATMMASRGIAAKADQIIVTHGAQQALELFGRVFLDPGDIAMVTQPTYLGIFTAISVYQPAYHGIPTDEEGILPDVLEENLQALAMDRIRPKFVYVVPTFHNPTGVTMSLRRRQALVDLAAEYEVPIIEDDPYYDVRFEGDPVPPIASLDKEGWVIYLGSFSKVLAPGFRVGFAHGPPDLIAKMALAKQGVDLFTNGWGQRVAERYLSLGLMKKHLPKIRRLYRHKRDVMLEALKETWPENATWTRPQGGLFLWTTVDPNVDTKELLPRAAEKGVIYVAGHGFYAGSPEINHMRLNFSFPSDANIRKGIGILGEVLREEKGTPQLLAPIAK; encoded by the coding sequence ATGGCGCCCAACCTCGAACCGTTGTTCTCGGAGCGGGCAAAGCTGTTGAAGGCGTCCGATGTCCGTGAGCTCCTGAAGTACACCCAGGATCCCTCGATCATCAGCTTCGGCGGTGGCCTGCCGAGCCCCGACGCGTTTCCGGTGGAGGACCTCAAGATCATCTTCGAGGAGCTCCTCCACGAGGACAACACCCCGGCCTTGCAGTACGGCCCGACGCCGGGCGATCCCCTCCTGAAGAGCGCCCTCGCGACGATGATGGCCTCTCGGGGAATCGCCGCCAAGGCGGACCAGATCATCGTCACCCACGGGGCCCAGCAGGCGCTCGAACTCTTCGGCCGCGTGTTCCTCGACCCCGGCGACATCGCCATGGTCACCCAGCCTACGTACCTCGGCATCTTCACAGCGATCAGCGTGTACCAGCCCGCGTACCACGGCATCCCGACGGACGAGGAGGGTATCCTGCCCGACGTGCTCGAGGAGAACCTGCAGGCGCTGGCCATGGACCGCATCCGGCCCAAGTTCGTCTACGTGGTCCCGACGTTCCACAACCCCACGGGCGTGACGATGTCCCTGCGCCGTCGCCAGGCCCTCGTGGACCTAGCCGCGGAGTATGAGGTCCCGATCATCGAGGACGACCCGTACTACGACGTGCGCTTCGAGGGAGACCCCGTGCCGCCGATCGCCTCGCTGGACAAGGAGGGCTGGGTGATCTACCTGGGCAGCTTCAGCAAGGTTCTGGCGCCGGGCTTCCGCGTGGGCTTCGCGCACGGCCCCCCGGACCTGATCGCCAAGATGGCCCTCGCGAAACAGGGAGTCGACCTGTTCACGAACGGCTGGGGACAGCGCGTCGCGGAGCGGTACCTGAGCCTTGGCCTGATGAAGAAACACCTCCCCAAGATCCGCAGGCTGTACCGCCACAAGCGGGACGTCATGCTGGAGGCCCTGAAGGAGACCTGGCCCGAGAATGCAACCTGGACGAGACCCCAGGGCGGGTTGTTCCTCTGGACCACGGTCGACCCGAACGTCGACACGAAGGAGCTCCTGCCGCGGGCCGCCGAGAAGGGCGTCATCTACGTCGCGGGCCACGGCTTCTACGCCGGGAGCCCGGAGATCAACCACATGCGGCTCAACTTCAGCTTCCCGAGCGATGCGAACATCCGCAAGGGGATCGGTATCCTGGGCGAGGTCCTCCGCGAAGAGAAGGGCACGCCCCAGTTGCTCGCTCCCATCGCCAAGTGA
- a CDS encoding saccharopine dehydrogenase C-terminal domain-containing protein, with protein MPPGRRGPRSLKRELPRSRSRRSDSIRVVLFGAGAMGTVAARHLVRLKEINDLVIADLVPVRARALAAALRSLKARAVPLRDPAPGGLAQVLRDADLAINAAHADLDLPLMDACLEAGSNYMDLSSEPSKQLPYDTRFRNAGLTALMGGGEDPGIGNVFARRGVDALDTVDAIRIRDGDTASASDTPLPVVWSPETFLVEVFSPGLVFEDGKLIRPPPWSGRETYPFPEPVGPQPVYLMDHEEPETLGRFIGKGLRYADLKLAIDDATYHVLRTIHDLGLLRDEPLNVEGTRVSPRKLLMSLVRRPADLVGRVTGTAMIVVEVDGSKDGERVSQRLYTGMRHEDAARRHNATATGYLVGTGAAVFATQFVRGQIAEKGVISAECLDPAESLRLMGRMGLRVAHETQTATPLN; from the coding sequence ATGCCGCCCGGGCGACGGGGGCCGCGAAGCCTTAAGAGGGAACTCCCGCGGTCCCGGTCTCGAAGGAGTGACAGCATTCGTGTCGTCTTGTTCGGCGCGGGCGCCATGGGGACCGTGGCGGCTCGCCATCTCGTGCGCTTGAAGGAGATTAACGACCTCGTGATTGCGGACCTCGTGCCGGTGCGCGCCCGTGCCTTGGCCGCCGCGCTTCGGAGTCTGAAGGCCCGCGCAGTGCCCCTCAGAGACCCCGCGCCGGGCGGTCTCGCCCAGGTCCTCCGGGACGCCGACCTGGCGATCAACGCGGCCCACGCGGACCTCGACCTCCCGCTCATGGACGCGTGCCTCGAGGCGGGGTCGAACTACATGGACCTCTCCTCGGAGCCGTCCAAGCAGCTCCCGTATGACACCCGGTTCCGCAACGCAGGGCTCACGGCCCTGATGGGCGGGGGCGAGGACCCCGGCATCGGCAACGTGTTCGCGCGGCGCGGGGTCGACGCGCTGGACACCGTGGATGCCATCCGGATCCGCGACGGGGACACGGCGTCGGCCTCCGACACGCCTCTGCCCGTGGTCTGGTCCCCGGAGACGTTCCTCGTCGAGGTCTTCAGCCCGGGCCTGGTCTTCGAGGACGGCAAGCTCATCCGTCCTCCGCCCTGGAGCGGCCGGGAGACCTATCCGTTCCCGGAGCCGGTCGGACCCCAACCCGTCTACCTCATGGACCACGAGGAGCCCGAGACCCTGGGCCGGTTCATCGGCAAGGGCCTCCGGTACGCGGACCTGAAACTCGCGATCGACGATGCGACGTACCACGTCCTCCGCACAATCCACGACCTCGGCCTCCTCCGGGACGAGCCGCTCAACGTAGAAGGGACGCGCGTCTCACCCCGGAAGCTGCTCATGAGCCTAGTGCGCCGGCCCGCGGATCTTGTCGGCCGGGTCACGGGCACCGCGATGATCGTGGTCGAAGTGGACGGCAGCAAGGATGGGGAGCGGGTCTCGCAGCGCCTCTACACGGGTATGCGGCACGAGGACGCCGCCCGGCGGCACAACGCTACGGCGACGGGGTATCTGGTCGGGACGGGAGCGGCCGTGTTCGCGACCCAGTTCGTCCGGGGGCAGATTGCCGAGAAGGGAGTCATCTCCGCGGAATGCCTCGACCCGGCGGAGAGCCTGCGCCTCATGGGCCGAATGGGGTTGAGGGTGGCGCACGAGACTCAGACGGCGACGCCCCTGAACTGA